From one Paramormyrops kingsleyae isolate MSU_618 chromosome 1, PKINGS_0.4, whole genome shotgun sequence genomic stretch:
- the LOC140578803 gene encoding uncharacterized protein, whose amino-acid sequence MATKHKLDSQDPHYQEGRRMALELKLDHALAEAMTSSVERKHACSEGDPPQTSRRDLLGRGKPRGRQGGRRQASAPVTHPPLEYSSSSSVDVPVPSAKVNPQEEFEKNMERLSDILASYPSAEPQRSSASSWSFRQQKASDRWKEARPYHLKCLIAKEAVGHPSCWLCHEPAVIRCTECLPEEWFCGECDVLRHKKQPLPQQGMCHSWIF is encoded by the exons ATGGCGACCAAACATAAACTTGACTCACAGGATCCCCACTACCAAGAGGGGAGACGCATGGCTCTtgaactgaaattagaccatGCTCTAGCTGAAGCCATG ACATCATCTGTGGAGAGGAAACATGCATGCTCTGAAGGAGACCCTCCACAGACCTCCAGAAGGGACCTTTTAGGGCGCGGCAAGCCAAGGGGGAGGCAAGGAGGGCGACGGCAAGCTTCAGCTCCAG TCACACACCCTCCTCTTGAGTACTCCTCATCATCCAGTGTGGACGTCCCTGTACCCTCAGCAAAAGTAAATCCTCAAGAGGAATTTG aaaaaaatatggagAGGCTCTCTGATATTTTGGCATCTTATCCTTCTGCTGAGCCTCAAAGAAGCTCTGCATCATCATGGTCTTTTCGGCAGCAGAAAGCCTCAGATCGCTGGAAAGAAGCAAGACCGTACCACCTAAAATGCCTTATTGCAAAAGAGGCTGTTGGTCATCCATCGTGTTGGCTTTGCCATGAGCCTGCTGTTATTAG gTGCACAGAGTGTCTTCCCGAGGAGTGGTTCTGTGGGGAGTGTGATGTATTACGTCACAAAAAACAGCCACTCCCACAACAGGGAATGTGTCATTCATGGATTTTTTGA